Proteins from one Phyllobacterium zundukense genomic window:
- the grpE gene encoding nucleotide exchange factor GrpE — MAEDKKNHDNPDLDQRDLKNPRDRDALKRAADDFLKSRKAEEYALAQDDEMEANANNWAELDKLRAENGDLKDQLLRLAADMENLRKRTARDVHDARAYSVANFARDMLSVSDNLKRALEAIPADVLASGDAGFKTLAEGVEITERSLMSAMERHGVKKLDPLGQKFDPNFHQAMFEIPNVDVPHNTVLQVAQSGFVIGDRMLRPALVGVSKGGPKQASAEGQPEPGPINPQAEKDA, encoded by the coding sequence AGCGCGACCTGAAGAACCCGCGCGATCGCGATGCGCTGAAGCGCGCTGCCGATGATTTTCTGAAATCACGCAAAGCTGAAGAATATGCCCTCGCTCAGGACGACGAGATGGAGGCAAATGCCAACAACTGGGCCGAGCTTGATAAATTGCGCGCCGAGAATGGCGATCTGAAGGACCAGCTGTTGCGGCTTGCTGCCGACATGGAAAACCTGCGCAAGCGTACCGCGCGCGATGTCCATGATGCACGGGCCTATTCGGTCGCCAATTTCGCCCGCGACATGCTCTCCGTTTCCGACAATCTGAAGCGTGCATTGGAGGCCATCCCCGCCGATGTGCTGGCAAGTGGCGATGCAGGGTTCAAGACCCTCGCCGAAGGCGTCGAGATCACCGAGCGTTCGCTCATGTCGGCAATGGAACGCCATGGCGTCAAGAAACTGGATCCCCTGGGCCAGAAATTCGATCCTAACTTCCATCAGGCGATGTTCGAAATTCCAAATGTCGACGTGCCGCACAACACGGTGCTGCAGGTTGCGCAGAGCGGTTTCGTCATCGGTGACCGCATGCTGCGGCCGGCGCTTGTCGGCGTCTCAAAAGGCGGTCCGAAACAGGCATCTGCCGAAGGTCAGCCTGAGCCTGGCCCGATCAATCCGCAGGCGGAAAAAGACGCCTGA